The following proteins are co-located in the Cryptosporidium parvum Iowa II chromosome 6, whole genome shotgun sequence genome:
- a CDS encoding protein with SET domain flanked by cysteine clusters plus a C-terminal PHD domain: MNLRITNYQNKAKDIGSLPRLESNLLPPDSTYLSKRILELGTGLIPLINNSEKCSCEKTCADFCFNRLNHQECNKSICGLSDHLHDVYCNNRPFLRFKNQKNKKYVVECFRLPIKKESGHISSDNLKDSNSHHSTRLILSDNVSKGELIIECIGEILTDSDVRDRYQKYFKLKNQGDENVMSYSFEKTSLVPGKLFCLVENFIYLDMTQTGNEAKHIRHSCNPNSQAEVWISRPNSHIQKARIRNQYTISWLKMGIFALNDIKKGTEITIDYENLMSRCTPDLARKNENPIRFLGLLECNCDFENCRKVIGSRKIHEAIEFSEFLIPATNKKRKKDLNVVTRGSTDQDSFSYNKNSLESFLLLREKIIEDQKTWKEQHIRNRSNKAIKRALNIFEVDKRLINEVQNSLFNNNYLNEQFTDYSTKLPLWHLFSSLCWQGYHNQQECCNRHIMHNNWWVKFKEISENKNKFFNMNFVKLERPRRRCSNNFGTSIERNKKHVRSYSLNQFRQKGIFLHIMSHPWLLAINNLTNIDIELGKGWKIFLSRSVDLGRWTIIQKLSFFFNKFRVVDEDLSWPIIDQGLGDDEKCSVCSCHGTLLSCDICSKSIHKSCLKKCNQFIASSSFCLPNWFSSSKISKESYFKELLDYYCRTEDSVLMNEISPLKRNKTKITVIYNPKNSIDTFNDLKNESIQSNLFICHKCSNSVHTNFWLRLKGKEKRIISRNAMKVRFSRAYQANFYFSNKRSFQDNIEKGQKTNKKQLSIKSSQKYNLLRSTRLMISHLFIWRQRNSMFRVSKDLKIFSELSRNFEPKKTMDARWDSLNHFPNFSHINYKMANNDQSNTNFPLKDWNLSSKLSISVQDSCQIINSISIEEFINSLKD, translated from the coding sequence ATGAACCTCCGAATTACTAACTATCAGAATAAAGCTAAAGATATAGGTAGCTTGCCTAGATTGGAAAGCAATCTATTACCCCCAGATAGTACATATTTAAGTAAAAGAATACTTGAGCTAGGAACAGGACTTATTCCATTAATTAACAATTCTGAAAAATGTAGCTGTGAAAAAACATGCGCcgatttttgttttaatcGTCTGAACCATCAGGAATGTAATAAAAGTATATGCGGACTTTCTGACCATTTACATGATGTGTACTGTAATAACAGACCATTTCTCAGAtttaaaaatcaaaaaaacaagaaatatGTTGTTGAATGTTTTAGATTgccaattaaaaaagaaagtggACATATAAGTTCagataatttaaaagataGTAATTCTCATCATTCAACAAGACTTATATTATCAGACAATGTGTCAAAAGgtgaattaataattgaatgTATAGGAGAAATTTTAACAGATTCTGACGTGAGAGACAGGtaccaaaaatatttcaagcTCAAAAATCAAGGTGATGAAAATGTTATGAGTTATAGTTTTGAGAAGACTTCTTTAGTGCCTGGTAAACTTTTTTGCCTAGTTGAAAACTTCATTTATTTGGATATGACTCAAACAGGTAATGAAGCAAAGCATATTAGACACTCATGTAATCCAAACTCACAAGCGGAAGTTTGGATTTCAAGGCCTAATTCTCATATACAAAAGGCTAGAATAAGAAACCAATACACAATATCATGGCTGAAAATGGGTATATTTGCACTgaatgatattaaaaaaggtACAGAGATAACAATTGATtatgaaaatttaatgtCTCGATGCACTCCAGATCTAGCTAGGAAAAATGAAAATCCTATTCGTTTTTTAGGTTTACTTGAGTGCAACTGTGATTTTGAGAATTGCAGAAAAGTTATTGGTAGTAGAAAAATCCATGAAGCAATAGAATTCAGCgaatttttaattccaGCAActaacaaaaaaagaaaaaaggaTCTGAATGTTGTCACAAGAGGGTCAACAGATCAAGATTCTTTCTCATATAACAAAAATTCATTAGAgtcttttcttcttttgagGGAAAAAATTATCGAGGATCAAAAGACTTGGAAGGAACAACATATTAGGAACAGATCAAATAAAGCTATAAAAAGAgcattgaatatttttgaagtTGACAAAAGACTGATAAATGAGGTTCAAAACTCGTTatttaacaataattaCTTAAACGAACAATTTACAGATTATTCGACTAAGCTGCCACTTTGgcatttattttcatcctTGTGTTGGCAAGGTTATCATAACCAACAAGAATGTTGCAATAGGCATATAATGCACAACAATTGGTGGGttaaattcaaagaaattagcgagaataaaaataagtttTTCAATATGAATTTTGTAAAGCTTGAACGACCTAGAAGAAGAtgttcaaataattttggaaCTTCAATcgaaagaaataaaaaacatGTTCGTtcatattctttaaatcaatttaGACAAAAGGGTATATTTCTCCATATAATGTCCCATCCATGGCTACTTGCAATTAACAATTTGACAAATATTGACATTGAACTTGGAAAAGGTTGGAAGATTTTCCTTTCCAGATCTGTAGATTTAGGTAGATGGACAATCATTCAAAAACTATcgttttttttcaataaatttagAGTTGTTGATGAAGACTTGTCATGGCCTATTATTGACCAAGGCCTTGGAGATGATGAAAAATGCAGTGTTTGTTCTTGCCATGGAACATTATTATCATGTGATATATGTTCAAAAAGCATTCACAAATCATGTCTAAAGAAATGCAATCAATTTATCGcctcttcttcattttgTCTCCCTAACTGGTTCTCAAGCAGTAAAATTAGCAAAGAGTcttattttaaagaattattagaCTACTATTGCCGAACTGAAGATTCTGTTTTAATGAATGAAATTAGTCCGTTGAAAAggaataaaacaaaaatcaCAGTTATTTATAACCCAAAAAATTCAATCGATACTTTTAATGActtaaaaaatgaaagcATCCAATCAAATCTTTTTATATGCCATAAATGTAGTAATTCAGTGCACACCAACTTTTGGCTTAGGCTAAAAGGCAAAGAAAAACGTATCATTTCTAGAAATGCTATGAAGGTTAGGTTTAGTAGGGCATATCAGGccaatttctatttttcaaataaaagatCCTTTCAAGATAATATTGAGAAAGGGCAAAAAACTaataaaaaacaattaaGCATCAAGAGCTCACAGAAATATAATCTCTTAAGATCCACAAGATTGATGATTAGTCATTTATTCATTTGGAGACAAAGAAATAGTATGTTTAGAGTGTCTAAggatttgaaaatttttagTGAATTATCTAGAAATTTTGAACCAAAAAAGACTATGGATGCAAGATGGGATTCATTAAACCATTTTCCTAATTTCTCCCACATTAACTATAAAATGGCTAATAATGATCAATCGAACACAAATTTTCCTCTGAAAGATTGGAATTTATCAAGCAAACTATCAATTTCGGTGCAGGACAGTTGTCAAATCATTAATTCTATCTCAATTGAGGAATttataaattcattaaaagaTTAG
- a CDS encoding SEC14 domain containing protein, which yields MKIRWPKGFGHLSSKHSSCEIDFKEQQLKLSNLLENFNLNLESISESDYKLFFRFLKARQFNVEKSTEMLNKYFEWRGKKKVAELINTTQIPIKIDLYQRAYHGIDRLGRPIYIDCIGSSNIKQMLEIHPEKNFFNQWIYEYEFLVNVISISCQIYNALKEHLPKDSDITNINKDEIMNLLSLGEIQFQNFSTLNIIDMSGFNMGKFDGNCRKVIKELVSISQNYYPELLGKMIVINAPSIFGIIWNFLKPLIDERTAKKISVYTHSDDWKSVLFDLVDPDQLPKFLGGSPNYEGEWFNANIGPWSNQIILECIAEKYPNIPKPLIFSHTISKNNENIPEN from the coding sequence ATGAAAATCCGTTGGCCAAAAGGTTTTGGGCACTTATCTAGTAAGCATAGCTCATGCGAAATAGACTTTAAAGAACAACAACTTAAGTTAAGTAACTTACTCGagaattttaatttgaatttggaaAGTATTAGTGAATCAGATTATAAACTgttttttagatttttgAAAGCAAGACAATTCAATGTTGAGAAATCAACCGAAATGCTAAATAAGTATTTTGAATGgagaggaaaaaaaaaagtagcAGAGTTAATTAATACCACTCAAATACCAATAAAAATAGACTTATATCAAAGAGCGTATCATGGTATTGATAGGTTGGGAAGACcaatatatattgattGTATTGGGAGcagtaatattaaacaaatgCTAGAAATCCATCctgaaaaaaatttctttaatcaGTGGATATATGAATACGAGTTCCTCGTAAATGTAATTTCAATATCGTGTCAAATATATAATGCATTGAAGGAGCATCTCCCCAAAGATTCAGATATcacaaatattaacaagGACGAGATTATGAATTTGCTAAGTTTGGGAGAAATTCAATTCCAGAATTTTTCTACTTTAAACATAATTGATATGAGTGGCTTTAATATGGGCAAATTTGATGGAAATTGCAGGAAAGTTATCAAAGAGCTTGTAAGCATTAGCCAGAATTATTATCCTGAACTTCTCGGAAAAATGATCGTAATAAATGCTCCAAgtatatttggaattatttgGAACTTTCTTAAACCTTTAATTGATGAAAGAActgcaaaaaaaatatcagTCTATACCCACAGTGACGACTGGAAGTCAGTGCTATTTGATTTAGTTGATCCTGATCAATTGCCTAAGTTTTTAGGTGGATCTCCTAATTATGAAGGTGAATGGTTCAATGCAAATATAGGGCCATGGTCTAATCAAATTATCCTCGAGTGCATTGCAGAAAAATACccaaatattccaaaacCTCTCATTTTCTCGCATAcaatatcaaaaaataatgaaaatattccaGAAAACTAA
- a CDS encoding cytoachrome c oxidase subunit III with 6 transmembrane domains — MWLSTRVENVDTGIATKQGPSIPIEGMFNTLLRMGLLFELMCYLGLTMISYNYTNQLSFNYHSLGEILVQGNAPKYISFCFFLGIMGSLHLMSFQLLLADDTCFARGYVTGSKIIKIATLLDFIGKTIGFVFTMQLGGSTDLESAFNMAVAQGGVEINFLTFGQILCGIAFVSYGLGFLLLELFQDEGVGNSYGYINFLAFSASGASLLLHATTFKCTGATLFALTSFSTALLWALLFEPSINEFSPAFGETELTNDVETQVEKFTRTNQYYNVDENYGSYSQQPSSGYMN; from the coding sequence atgTGGCTATCAACACGAGTTGAGAATGTAGATACAGGAATAGCAACTAAGCAAGGTCCAAGCATTCCAATTGAAGGCATGTTTAATACTCTGCTCCGTATGGGATTGCTATTCGAGCTAATGTGTTATCTTGGGCTTACAATGATAAGTTACAACTATACAAACCAGCTCAGCTTCAATTACCACTCACTAGGAGAAATTTTGGTCCAAGGAAATGCTCCgaaatatatttcattttgCTTCTTCTTGGGAATTATGGGTTCTCTTCATTTAATGTCATTCCAGCTATTGCTTGCAGATGACACATGTTTTGCAAGAGGATATGTGACCGGAtcaaagataataaaaattgcGACTCTCTTAGACTTCATTGGAAAGACTATCGGTTTTGTATTTACAATGCAACTTGGTGGTAGCACTGATTTAGAGTCCGCATTCAACATGGCAGTTGCCCAAGGAGGTGTTGAGATTAATTTCTTAACTTTCGGACAAATATTGTGTGGTATTGCATTTGTGTCGTACGGTCTTGGATTTTTGCTGTTAGAGCTATTCCAAGATGAGGGCGTAGGAAACTCATATGGCTATATCAACTTCCTTGCATTTTCAGCATCTGGTGCTTCTTTATTGTTGCATGCAACCACTTTTAAATGCACTGGAGCGACTCTATTTGCCTTAACATCTTTTTCTACTGCATTATTATGGGCTCTTCTCTTTGAACCATCGATAAATGAATTCTCTCCTGCATTTGGTGAGACTGAATTAACAAATGATGTTGAGACACAAGTTGAAAAGTTCACCCGTacaaatcaatattataatgTTGATGAAAACTACGGAAGCTATTCGCAGCAGCCTTCCTCAGGATAcatgaattaa
- a CDS encoding dbj|baa86974.1, putative: MSEAELNPYIEFNKYKVLIVIFSALLASIAAELLSYFLFFRKNDFIKMQDNLIKSRAKLDKLKLKDKTGIITENTTLSSSYSNKIKKNPKIESLEQSITNLTYKISMIKMKSGILVGILFAALIPLKNTFFGDLPICKLPFEPIKIFRLVTQAGLKNASVDDAGSIFIFGQAFMAFRMAIQKAVYFDTSSSFGRM; the protein is encoded by the coding sequence ATGTCTGAAGCCGAATTGAACCcatatattgaatttaacaAATACAAGGTATTGATTGTAATCTTTTCTGCTCTTTTAGCCTCAATTGCTGCTGAGCTTTTGtcttattttctattttttagaaaaaacGACTTCATAAAAATGCAGGACAATTTAATTAAGTCACGAGCAAAGCTAGACAAATTAAAACTAAAGGATAAGACAGGGATAATCACAGAAAATACAACTTTATCTTCaagttattcaaataaaattaagaaaaatcCTAAAATTGAATCTCTAGAGCAAAGCATTACGAACCTAACttataaaatttcaatgATTAAGATGAAGTCAGGCATATTAGTAGGTATTTTGTTTGCTGCACTAATCCCTTTGAAAAATACATTTTTCGGAGATCTACCAATATGTAAACTTCCATTTGAGccaattaaaattttcagATTAGTTACTCAAGCTGGGCTAAAGAATGCATCAGTCGATGACGCAGGAagcattttcatttttggGCAGGCATTCATGGCTTTTAGAATGGCTATTCAGAAGGCAGTTTATTTTGATACCTCATCGTCATTCGGGAGGATGTAA
- a CDS encoding hypothetical protein (LOC51622_Hs/CG14980-like; plant, animal and plasmodium group), whose amino-acid sequence MHGPEIVSATVLQSKTKIEIKDKKISSVIIFDSSVKSEYYDEYSTQNIRDDEKLIYYYPSSDSIIIKRQQMSLVEGLISMSSLLIGRKELINYVKTRQYEIVFKKIKDSEIVVCFIMQLPYYIKVQAGETVDVEFTEDDIYDKRNNQYSNDFSYDLSSKSRNSLKNINQTQEENNREPLLSILDKFIETFTLLHGEVVNIEKKYLLYILEDFVPAFIETIDLNTLSITTSMNGFYFAPVERQVQISIINLVENIIRDYNEVSHVSILFDAHMLYSTLDSLSSKILYNYLVMHNGIAMNDKLCNEPYGRFPTSSSLEKKGGFSAFGRSNKFSGDGFIFGPTSTNDQNSKGNLIFSPKVFLPCNPDKGYKLLVFTYNEIMVVILFNPELDLNTTDNFDKNTHSELNKNFQFFLDMKNQIINCNGGISELYENVFEQFMSIMNSMDSFRFFYINKSNYAIRRSNRLLGTTKTLMSSIEGDCVLKATKVINTSDESIDSFVFKSSNEGWVVCRKSLDRTFYLFFEDSKIPLSKVLGKLNNIL is encoded by the coding sequence atGCATGGCCCTGAAATAGTTTCTGCAACAGTTTTGCAAAGTAAAACTAAGATTGAGATTAAggataaaaaaattagttcagtgattatttttgattcaaGTGTTAAAAGCGAATACTATGATGAATACTCTACACAAAATATTAGGGATgatgaaaaattaatttactaTTATCCGTCTAGTGACTCGATAATAATCAAACGCCAGCAAATGAGTCTAGTAGAAGGATTGATTTCTATGTCTTCCCTTTTAATAGGACGCAAAGAGCTAATAAATTATGTAAAAACACGTCAGTACGAAATcgtttttaaaaaaataaaagattcGGAAATAGTTGTTTGTTTTATTATGCAACTGCCATATTACATCAAAGTACAAGCAGGGGAGACTGTTGATGTCGAGTTTACTGAAGACGATATATATGACAAAAGAAATAATCAATATTCAAATGACTTTTCTTATGATTTATCCTCTAAGTCTAGAAATAGCCTCAAAAACATAAATCAAACTCAAGAAGAGAATAATAGAGAACCACTTTTGTCTATATTGGacaaatttattgaaaCATTTACGTTGCTACATGGGGAAGTTGttaatatagaaaagaaGTATTTGTTATATATTCTAGAAGATTTTGTACCTGCGTTTATTGAAACAATTGATCTCAATACTTTGTCCATTACTACGAGCATGAACGGATTTTATTTTGCTCCAGTTGAGAGACAAGttcaaatttcaataataaacttggtagaaaatataatacGTGATTACAATGAAGTTTCACAtgtttcaatattatttgatgcTCATATGCTTTATTCAACTCTCGACTCTTTGTCAAGCAAAATACTTTACAATTATTTAGTAATGCATAATGGAATTGCTATGAATGATAAACTTTGTAATGAACCTTATGGAAGATTCCCTACGTCATCGtctttagaaaaaaaaggtgGGTTTTCAGCTTTTGGAAGAAGCAATAAGTTTTCAGGCGatggatttatttttggCCCCACTTCAACTAATGATCAGAATAGCAAGGGGAATTTGATCTTTTCTCCCAAGGTTTTTCTTCCTTGCAATCCAGATAAGGGttataaattattagtatttaCTTATAATGAGATCATGGTGGTAATTTTATTCAACCCAGAATTGGATTTGAATACCACagataattttgataaaaatacTCATTCtgaattaaacaaaaattttcaattttttcttgatatgaaaaaccaaataattaattgtaATGGTGGTATTTCTGAGCTCTATGAAAATGTATTTGAGCAATTCATGAGTATTATGAATTCAATGGATTCGTTTCGtttcttttatattaacAAATCGAACTATGCGATAAGAAGATCAAATAGATTACTTGGGACAACGAAGACATTAATGTCTTCAATAGAGGGAGATTGCGTATTAAAAGCAACAAAAGTGATAAATACTAGCGATGAAAGCATAGATAGCTTTGTTTTTAAATCTAGTAATGAAGGATGGGTTGTATGTAGAAAGTCTCTCGACCGTACattctatttattttttgaagataGTAAAATACCACTTTCCAAGGTTTTAGGTAAGTtaaacaatattttatgA